A stretch of the Teredinibacter haidensis genome encodes the following:
- a CDS encoding TolC family protein codes for MNDLTKSLNTIMLRPLGAVIILLACIVGTDAVAKEYSLTEAIQNAQANDPWLSGSRFRQANLEALSASAGTLPDPTVSVGMANVPIDSFDFTQEGMTQFKVGVSQMFPRGKTLSLRQEKLEMLSRAQPFVRENRKASTAVVVAGHWLEVFRRQKTIALIKQERGLFEHLVDVAQSSYTTASGRTRQQDFVRAQLELTRLEDRLTTLQQQREMQLAMLGEWLVSDGSMNDRYDLAIKMPEKVELGTPMSDLVGAPDSSSKRERLAEVLSEHPKIKSIDQKVSAGESGVTLAKQSYKPQWGVNASYGMRDTDPMGNDRSNFLSVGVSFDVPLFTGKRQDKQVQAATAEKEAVKTERALALRQLRSGFAAAEVNYIRLNDRKTLFDTRLLKEMSEQAEASLTAYTNDNGDFSEVVRARISELNAKIDALNIEVDIQKAIAQLNYFLVAKYEKTTFEAAALPKVASVSVGDENE; via the coding sequence GTGAACGATTTAACCAAAAGTCTAAACACTATAATGCTCCGGCCCCTGGGCGCAGTGATCATTTTACTTGCCTGCATCGTTGGGACCGACGCTGTTGCTAAAGAGTATTCTTTGACAGAGGCTATTCAGAATGCCCAGGCGAACGACCCGTGGCTCAGCGGCAGCCGCTTTCGCCAGGCAAATCTCGAGGCGCTAAGTGCCAGTGCTGGCACGCTACCGGATCCAACCGTGAGTGTGGGAATGGCCAATGTTCCTATCGACAGTTTTGATTTTACCCAGGAAGGTATGACTCAGTTCAAAGTGGGTGTGAGCCAAATGTTTCCTCGCGGAAAAACCCTATCGTTGCGACAGGAAAAACTCGAAATGCTCAGCCGGGCACAACCTTTTGTGCGCGAAAATAGAAAGGCCAGTACCGCTGTGGTTGTAGCAGGCCACTGGCTAGAGGTGTTTCGTCGGCAAAAGACCATCGCGCTAATTAAACAGGAGAGGGGACTTTTTGAGCATCTTGTAGATGTGGCGCAATCGAGTTATACCACGGCATCGGGTCGCACTCGTCAGCAGGATTTTGTGCGGGCGCAATTGGAACTTACCCGTTTGGAGGATCGGCTGACGACGCTGCAACAGCAGAGAGAAATGCAGTTGGCGATGCTAGGCGAATGGCTCGTTAGTGATGGGTCTATGAATGACCGTTACGATTTGGCTATTAAAATGCCAGAAAAAGTGGAGCTGGGCACACCCATGTCTGATCTTGTGGGGGCGCCAGACAGCTCGTCAAAACGCGAGCGTCTGGCCGAAGTGTTAAGCGAACACCCCAAAATCAAGAGCATTGACCAAAAAGTAAGTGCGGGTGAATCCGGGGTGACGCTGGCGAAGCAAAGCTATAAGCCTCAGTGGGGGGTGAATGCGAGCTACGGTATGCGCGATACCGATCCAATGGGTAATGATCGATCTAATTTTCTGTCTGTAGGCGTCAGTTTTGACGTCCCCCTCTTCACTGGCAAACGTCAAGACAAGCAGGTGCAGGCGGCGACGGCAGAAAAGGAGGCTGTTAAAACAGAGCGTGCATTGGCTTTACGCCAATTAAGGTCAGGCTTCGCTGCGGCAGAAGTTAATTATATTCGCCTGAATGATCGCAAAACACTCTTTGATACTCGATTACTTAAAGAGATGTCCGAACAGGCTGAAGCGTCCCTAACTGCCTACACCAATGATAATGGTGATTTTTCCGAAGTCGTGCGTGCGCGTATAAGTGAGCTCAATGCGAAAATTGATGCGCTAAATATAGAGGTTGATATTCAAAAAGCCATAGCTCAACTCAATTACTTTTTGGTTGCCAAATACGAGAAAACTACATTTGAAGCAGCAGCGTTGCCTAAGGTTGCGAGCGTTTCTGTTGGAGATGAAAATGAATAA
- a CDS encoding intermembrane phospholipid transport protein YdbH family protein, protein MIPALAQFKELKVRRILKWALPLILLFLVMAWLLLPQILPWLANRLVAGSGITFQELQIQTVGWKHIALHRAVLQVDNIGRLSIEDITLSQHTDVKAFDVQIASSTLSLANTSASANTVNEGPPQQLSAYLPSSRLSQLPSIQLKLVHFVLEGREPDSRHFLDARDLLLSADPDKVTLNGSLNLNIDNQLESFELAANLFNTNSAQLSLTKTGETAPLLNFALELAHAEGVIGGSVDILLAQDKPVPLHLELSQPFTKIAGSTDTHIEFELKDQALETFIHAPELTLRGEIAAEGRAGDKTQGMSSAHFATNFALTLQNRAWQIDLDAVEASPGPLLQFATPVQGKLHQLFITTPRKFTLNGQLDQLKSAPQAIHLKSSNTLFAEYRIGKNPIATNAFRQIEWNGVWPSHPEFKVAFDALLEADIDQLLKHSNLQLTDKPKNKKEAAATAPFQAEHSTLKLPARLVLNRNTAQLEVEDGARLIAAKLTGSFGELFKPTIELPAQEFALNYSSAMVDELRFNLKAEKFLTGAQVITPVNIRGQILPNGNRLDVRIESQKAALRQRDKSKPFALPPYILHAQVLTPPQTPYSINAFTKAAATEFEFELRNECQTPLLSGSVEHYSDLKFEATHTFSETNSLSRWLDIPQLNTDITAGNLHLNIAWDLDQNTLPHIEFQLSNAQISGALGNMEAVQLQLSTSGPKSNYHYDMTAKAASIDIGALITGLTFSGTLIPSKEEPALAIKRMDASVFGGNISIAEEFWQAGKDEVVILNLNDIKLKEIVETQVGTGLETTGRLTGQQPLRISAAGELTLIKGTLKNTESGVIRYHSALSDSADLNPQMKLTMNVLKNFQYEMLETETEYQDGNLVFHSQISGRNPDVAGGQKVNLNLNTEVALGSAIQAMRLKAGLEARVESLFKPHTNVNATAYCRASQ, encoded by the coding sequence ATGATTCCAGCCCTGGCACAGTTTAAGGAATTGAAGGTGCGACGCATCTTAAAATGGGCTTTACCCCTAATACTGCTCTTTCTGGTGATGGCGTGGCTACTTTTGCCACAGATTCTACCATGGCTCGCAAACCGGCTGGTCGCCGGCAGTGGCATTACGTTTCAAGAGCTGCAGATTCAAACGGTGGGATGGAAACATATCGCGCTCCACCGCGCGGTATTACAGGTGGATAATATTGGGCGCCTGTCTATCGAGGATATAACCCTGAGCCAACACACGGACGTTAAGGCCTTTGATGTTCAAATAGCCTCTTCCACCTTAAGCCTCGCCAACACTAGCGCCAGTGCCAACACCGTAAACGAAGGCCCGCCGCAACAATTATCCGCTTACCTTCCGTCTTCGCGTCTAAGCCAATTACCCTCTATTCAACTTAAGCTCGTGCACTTTGTTCTTGAGGGCCGCGAACCAGACAGCCGACACTTTCTGGATGCCCGAGACTTGTTGTTATCCGCCGATCCGGACAAGGTAACGCTGAATGGCAGCCTCAATTTAAACATCGATAATCAACTAGAGAGTTTTGAGCTAGCTGCAAACCTATTCAATACCAATAGCGCCCAACTTAGCCTCACAAAAACCGGAGAGACGGCCCCACTGCTGAATTTTGCGCTGGAGCTTGCGCACGCAGAGGGTGTAATTGGCGGCAGCGTTGATATTCTGCTGGCACAGGACAAGCCCGTGCCGCTTCATCTGGAATTGAGCCAGCCGTTTACCAAAATCGCAGGCAGCACCGACACACACATTGAATTCGAACTGAAGGACCAAGCGCTCGAAACCTTTATTCACGCCCCAGAATTGACACTTCGGGGAGAGATTGCGGCAGAGGGCCGTGCAGGGGATAAAACACAAGGCATGAGTAGCGCTCACTTTGCTACAAATTTCGCGTTAACCCTGCAAAATCGTGCATGGCAAATTGATCTTGACGCTGTCGAAGCCTCCCCGGGTCCGCTATTACAGTTCGCCACACCCGTGCAGGGTAAATTGCACCAACTGTTTATTACAACACCACGCAAATTCACACTCAACGGACAGCTCGATCAGCTCAAATCAGCACCGCAAGCCATCCATCTCAAATCAAGCAATACATTGTTTGCCGAATACCGTATTGGCAAAAATCCGATCGCCACAAACGCATTCAGGCAGATTGAATGGAACGGTGTATGGCCCTCGCACCCCGAGTTTAAGGTCGCATTTGATGCTTTATTGGAAGCTGATATTGACCAGCTGCTTAAACACAGTAACCTTCAGCTTACAGATAAACCGAAAAATAAGAAGGAAGCGGCGGCTACAGCACCTTTTCAAGCTGAGCATTCAACACTCAAACTACCCGCTCGATTAGTGCTGAACAGAAACACCGCACAATTGGAGGTTGAAGACGGTGCAAGGCTAATAGCCGCAAAATTAACCGGCAGTTTTGGCGAGTTATTCAAACCGACGATTGAGCTGCCCGCTCAGGAATTTGCGCTGAATTACTCGTCGGCGATGGTTGATGAACTTCGATTTAATCTCAAGGCCGAAAAGTTCCTAACAGGCGCTCAAGTGATAACGCCCGTAAACATTCGAGGGCAAATCCTGCCCAATGGCAATCGTCTGGACGTTCGCATTGAAAGCCAAAAGGCGGCCCTGCGTCAACGAGATAAGAGCAAACCCTTCGCGCTGCCTCCGTATATTCTTCACGCACAAGTGTTAACGCCGCCGCAAACACCTTATTCTATCAACGCGTTTACAAAAGCTGCCGCCACCGAGTTTGAATTTGAGCTACGCAATGAATGCCAAACACCGTTGCTTTCCGGTTCGGTTGAGCATTACAGCGACCTAAAGTTTGAGGCCACTCATACGTTTTCAGAAACAAACAGCTTAAGCCGCTGGTTAGATATCCCCCAACTTAATACCGATATTACGGCAGGAAATCTACATCTAAACATAGCGTGGGACCTTGACCAAAATACATTGCCGCATATTGAATTTCAGCTCAGCAATGCACAGATATCCGGAGCACTCGGCAATATGGAGGCGGTTCAGCTTCAGTTAAGCACCAGCGGCCCAAAATCTAATTATCACTACGATATGACCGCTAAAGCGGCATCAATAGATATTGGTGCACTCATTACCGGCTTGACCTTTTCCGGAACGCTTATCCCCTCCAAGGAAGAACCGGCGCTAGCAATTAAGAGGATGGACGCGTCAGTTTTTGGTGGCAACATTTCAATAGCGGAAGAATTTTGGCAGGCTGGGAAGGATGAAGTAGTTATACTCAACCTCAACGATATTAAGCTTAAGGAGATCGTGGAAACACAAGTGGGAACAGGGCTGGAAACGACCGGCCGCTTAACAGGTCAGCAGCCGCTGAGAATATCGGCAGCCGGCGAGCTGACACTGATAAAAGGTACATTGAAGAACACTGAAAGCGGCGTTATCAGGTACCACAGTGCGCTAAGTGATAGCGCTGATTTAAACCCGCAAATGAAATTAACAATGAACGTGTTAAAAAACTTTCAGTACGAAATGCTGGAAACCGAAACCGAGTACCAGGATGGGAATTTGGTATTTCACAGCCAGATCTCCGGTAGAAACCCTGATGTCGCAGGCGGACAAAAAGTTAACTTAAATCTAAATACCGAAGTCGCTTTAGGCTCCGCCATTCAAGCCATGCGCTTAAAAGCTGGCCTGGAAGCACGGGTCGAGAGTTTGTTTAAACCTCACACGAACGTTAATGCAACGGCGTATTGCCGTGCATCACAATAG
- a CDS encoding YnbE family lipoprotein: MRLFALLVTATSLLTLAGCAPTVKVEASDKPITINLNVKIEHEIRVRVDKELDSILSDDSGLF, translated from the coding sequence ATGCGTTTATTCGCGCTATTAGTAACTGCTACCAGCTTGCTAACCCTGGCCGGTTGTGCGCCAACGGTGAAAGTGGAGGCTTCCGATAAGCCCATCACAATTAATCTTAATGTAAAAATTGAACATGAGATTCGCGTGCGGGTAGATAAGGAACTAGACTCCATTCTTTCTGACGATTCTGGACTATTTTAG
- a CDS encoding YdbL family protein: MKTTKALILALLTTFCFALPAYALDLQQAKTDGLVGEMNNGYLGSPQETPSTEVQALIKDINSKRKDMYNALANSQNLSLEAIEKLAGEKAFAKTASGHYIKTPGSGWQKK; encoded by the coding sequence ATGAAAACCACAAAAGCATTAATACTGGCTCTGTTAACTACATTTTGTTTTGCCCTTCCCGCTTATGCTTTGGATTTGCAACAAGCTAAAACTGACGGTTTGGTTGGTGAAATGAATAACGGTTATCTCGGGTCACCTCAGGAAACACCGTCTACAGAGGTACAGGCACTTATTAAAGACATTAACAGCAAGCGCAAGGATATGTATAACGCCTTGGCGAATAGCCAGAACCTCAGCCTGGAGGCGATAGAAAAACTCGCTGGCGAGAAAGCCTTCGCGAAAACGGCTAGCGGCCACTACATAAAAACGCCGGGTAGCGGCTGGCAGAAAAAGTAG
- a CDS encoding SulP family inorganic anion transporter, which produces MIAIKEAFSAGMLGRHHWFNNIIAGVIVGVVALPLAMAFAIASGAKPEQGIYSAIIAGFFVATFGGSRLQIAGPTGAFIVVLSGITAQYGIEGLQIATLMAGMMLLALGLAKMGSIIKFIPDPVIVGFTAGIGVIIWIGQWQDFFGLPDITGQHFHTKLLHLCQSLPQLHTGTTLLAILSLLLVIYSPKLPGFKRVPGPLTALVVATLLHYYFQFDGIKTIGTAFGGIPQALPEFSLPAVSWEKIIALIGPAFTIAMLGAIESLLSAVVADGMTGTRHDSNQELIGQGLANIVVPLFGGIATTGAIARTATNIRNGGSSPLSGIIHSLTLLAILLLLAPLAIHIPLPALAAILFIVAWNMSEAKHFLKMTRRAPKADVVILLITFGLTVFADLVVAVNIGVILATLHFLSRMATSVEVKQATEQELTQEFAHTGLISLPSDVLVFAVEGPFFFGAVENFERALAGTHTDPKYLIVRLKWVPFIDITGLQTLEEVICDLHKRNVIVFLSGANERVTAKLQKAGILDLVGKSGHFKNFEEALLATQEFYTAASPLSTTQQQFQNKSVNAMLEISRKYFLSSAYQRTKRDS; this is translated from the coding sequence ATGATTGCGATTAAGGAAGCTTTTTCCGCGGGCATGCTTGGCAGGCACCATTGGTTCAACAACATTATTGCAGGCGTTATTGTGGGCGTCGTGGCGCTGCCACTGGCGATGGCCTTTGCCATTGCATCGGGAGCGAAACCCGAACAAGGTATCTACAGCGCCATTATCGCTGGATTTTTTGTCGCCACCTTTGGGGGAAGCCGGCTGCAAATTGCCGGTCCAACGGGAGCCTTTATCGTCGTCTTGTCCGGTATCACCGCGCAATACGGTATTGAAGGCTTACAGATTGCGACGCTCATGGCGGGAATGATGCTCTTGGCTCTGGGGCTCGCCAAAATGGGCTCCATTATCAAATTTATACCCGACCCGGTGATTGTCGGATTTACTGCGGGCATTGGCGTTATTATCTGGATTGGTCAATGGCAGGATTTCTTTGGTTTACCCGATATCACGGGCCAGCACTTTCATACCAAGCTGCTGCATTTATGTCAAAGCCTGCCACAACTCCACACGGGAACCACCTTACTCGCGATACTGTCCCTGCTCCTCGTTATTTACAGCCCGAAGCTACCGGGCTTTAAACGCGTTCCCGGCCCGCTAACGGCTTTGGTTGTTGCGACACTGCTCCACTATTACTTTCAATTCGACGGGATAAAAACCATCGGAACCGCATTCGGTGGCATCCCTCAGGCGCTACCGGAATTTTCATTACCGGCTGTTAGCTGGGAAAAAATTATTGCGCTTATCGGCCCCGCCTTCACTATCGCGATGCTGGGCGCAATTGAATCTCTGCTATCGGCGGTAGTTGCCGACGGTATGACAGGTACCCGTCACGACTCCAATCAGGAGCTCATTGGCCAGGGGCTGGCCAATATCGTCGTTCCCTTATTTGGCGGCATTGCAACAACCGGCGCAATTGCCCGAACCGCAACCAATATTCGAAATGGGGGTAGCAGCCCCCTATCCGGTATTATTCACTCGCTCACTTTACTAGCCATTTTATTGTTGCTAGCACCTCTGGCCATACATATTCCTTTGCCTGCGCTAGCGGCAATTCTATTTATAGTTGCGTGGAATATGAGCGAAGCTAAACACTTTCTAAAAATGACTCGCAGGGCACCGAAGGCCGATGTAGTGATTTTACTCATAACTTTTGGATTAACCGTATTTGCAGACCTAGTTGTAGCCGTCAATATTGGCGTAATACTGGCGACCCTACATTTTCTAAGCCGTATGGCGACAAGTGTCGAAGTCAAGCAAGCAACAGAACAAGAGCTAACACAGGAATTCGCCCACACGGGGCTTATTAGTCTCCCGTCGGACGTACTGGTGTTTGCCGTCGAAGGGCCGTTCTTTTTTGGTGCTGTCGAAAATTTTGAGCGTGCGCTGGCCGGTACACATACCGACCCCAAGTACTTAATCGTGCGCTTAAAATGGGTACCGTTTATCGATATAACCGGGCTTCAAACACTTGAGGAAGTTATTTGCGATTTACATAAACGCAATGTAATTGTATTTTTATCAGGTGCAAACGAGCGAGTCACCGCTAAGTTACAAAAAGCGGGCATACTGGATTTGGTTGGGAAAAGCGGCCATTTTAAAAATTTCGAAGAAGCACTATTAGCAACACAAGAGTTCTATACGGCAGCCAGCCCTCTCTCAACCACACAACAACAGTTTCAAAATAAATCGGTTAACGCCATGCTAGAAATTAGCCGAAAATATTTCCTCAGCTCCGCGTATCAACGCACAAAGAGGGACTCGTAA
- a CDS encoding CopG family transcriptional regulator: protein METKTARFTVLMDPRKKQAFETLCASQDLTPSQVVRQLIREYLDAHNVSFSDENAVNNPQVKR, encoded by the coding sequence ATGGAAACTAAAACAGCTCGCTTCACTGTCCTGATGGACCCACGAAAAAAACAGGCCTTTGAGACGCTGTGCGCATCCCAAGATCTCACACCTTCACAAGTCGTAAGGCAATTAATTCGCGAGTATCTCGATGCGCATAATGTTAGTTTTAGCGATGAGAATGCCGTCAACAACCCCCAGGTAAAACGCTGA
- a CDS encoding NAD(P)-dependent oxidoreductase, whose protein sequence is MTAMTFLGLGAMGSRMATHLIKAGYPVTVWNRSPAATEPLLELGALVAATPAAAAQGADIVFSMVRDDEASRFVWLDPQQGAINAMKPGTIAVECSTLTPEWVKTLASTLGDRDISLADAPVSGSRPQAEAAKLVFLVGSDRSTFEKVLPLLQTMGGTVNHVGESASGATIKLAVNALLGVQLAATAELLGFIQKSGLDLTRAMDAISSTPVCSPATKLAGEAMVAGNFAAAFPIELVAKDFGYVESAAHTVHVDVPVSASTRQVYLQAIEQGLAGDNITGIAKRYVEFANISND, encoded by the coding sequence ATGACAGCGATGACATTTTTGGGTTTGGGGGCTATGGGCTCGCGCATGGCAACTCACCTTATTAAGGCCGGATACCCGGTAACGGTGTGGAATCGCAGCCCCGCGGCGACTGAGCCCTTACTTGAACTAGGCGCGCTGGTTGCGGCAACGCCGGCCGCAGCAGCGCAGGGCGCTGATATTGTTTTTAGTATGGTTCGTGATGACGAAGCGTCCCGTTTTGTTTGGCTCGACCCGCAACAGGGTGCGATTAATGCCATGAAGCCCGGCACTATCGCTGTCGAATGTTCGACTCTCACGCCCGAGTGGGTTAAAACCCTCGCAAGTACATTGGGCGACCGGGATATCAGCTTAGCCGATGCTCCCGTGTCCGGCTCGCGCCCGCAGGCAGAGGCGGCCAAACTTGTGTTTTTGGTGGGAAGTGACCGCTCAACATTTGAGAAGGTACTGCCATTGCTGCAGACCATGGGCGGAACCGTGAACCATGTGGGTGAGAGTGCCTCAGGTGCAACGATAAAACTTGCCGTAAATGCACTGTTAGGTGTTCAGCTTGCGGCAACCGCCGAGCTATTGGGTTTTATCCAAAAATCCGGGCTAGACCTAACGCGCGCTATGGACGCTATAAGCTCAACACCAGTGTGCAGCCCAGCGACCAAGCTGGCGGGCGAGGCAATGGTTGCGGGTAACTTTGCCGCAGCTTTTCCGATTGAGCTTGTCGCAAAAGACTTTGGCTATGTGGAATCGGCAGCCCACACTGTTCATGTTGACGTTCCTGTTAGTGCGTCAACCCGGCAGGTTTATCTTCAGGCAATCGAACAGGGTTTAGCGGGAGACAATATTACGGGTATTGCTAAACGCTACGTCGAATTCGCGAATATAAGTAATGATTGA
- the fghA gene encoding S-formylglutathione hydrolase, producing MAVEQLASNRCFGGQQLRFKHNSQVLGCEMFFSVYLPPQAKLGPVPVLYYLSGLTCTDENFVIKAGAQQFAAQCGIALVSPDTSPRGDEVPDDSQAAYDFGLGAGFYVNATEAPWAQHYRMYDYIVSELPAVVNDQCPVDPNRVSITGHSMGGHGALTIALKNPEKYRSVSAFSPIVSPMNCPWGEKALGNYLGQNRDAWREYDSCELVRNAKQHLPVLVDQGGADNFLNEQLKTGLLLEACTEVAYPMDIRIQAGYDHSYYFIASFIEDHIRFHSQYLV from the coding sequence ATGGCAGTTGAACAGCTTGCATCAAACCGGTGTTTTGGCGGCCAGCAGTTACGTTTTAAACATAACTCACAGGTTTTGGGTTGCGAAATGTTTTTCTCAGTTTACCTGCCGCCGCAAGCAAAACTGGGCCCTGTTCCGGTTTTGTACTATCTCTCTGGACTAACCTGTACCGACGAAAACTTTGTGATTAAAGCGGGCGCGCAGCAATTCGCTGCGCAATGCGGTATTGCACTGGTCTCACCGGACACCAGCCCGCGAGGAGATGAGGTACCGGATGATTCGCAAGCAGCTTACGATTTTGGTCTCGGTGCGGGCTTTTATGTGAACGCGACAGAAGCTCCCTGGGCGCAACACTATCGCATGTACGATTACATCGTTAGTGAATTGCCTGCTGTGGTCAACGACCAGTGCCCGGTTGATCCAAACCGCGTGAGTATTACCGGCCACTCCATGGGCGGGCACGGAGCGTTAACCATCGCGCTGAAGAATCCAGAGAAATACCGCTCCGTTTCAGCCTTTTCACCCATCGTTTCACCAATGAATTGCCCGTGGGGTGAAAAAGCTTTGGGTAACTACCTGGGGCAAAATAGAGACGCATGGCGCGAGTATGATAGCTGCGAACTGGTGCGAAATGCGAAACAGCATTTGCCGGTTTTAGTGGATCAAGGTGGAGCCGATAATTTTTTAAACGAGCAGCTAAAAACCGGTTTGTTACTCGAGGCCTGCACAGAAGTTGCTTACCCTATGGATATTCGAATACAGGCGGGCTACGACCATAGCTACTACTTTATCGCCAGTTTTATTGAAGACCATATTCGTTTTCACTCGCAATATTTGGTGTGA
- a CDS encoding S-(hydroxymethyl)glutathione dehydrogenase/class III alcohol dehydrogenase, whose amino-acid sequence MKTRAAVAFGAGKPLQICDVDLEGPKAGEVLVEVKATGVCHTDAFTLSGDDPEGAFPTILGHEGAGVVVEVGPGVKGLKPGDHVIPLYTPECRECDYCLNPKTNLCQAIRSTQGQGLMPDGTSRFSLEGKPLLHYMGCSTFANYTVLPEIALAKVREDAPFDKICYIGCGVTTGIGAVAFTMKVEPGSTVAVFGLGGIGLNVVQGAKMVGATRIIGVDLNPSKVALAKQFGMTDFVNPNDVDDVVQHLIEMTGGGVDYSFECIGNVNVMRQALECCHKGWGRSCVIGVAGAGQEISTRPFQLVTGRSWHGSAFGGARGRTDVPKIVDWYMENKINIDDMITHTMPLEDINTAFDLMHAGESIRSVVVY is encoded by the coding sequence ATGAAAACTCGAGCCGCTGTAGCATTTGGGGCTGGCAAGCCTCTTCAAATTTGTGATGTCGACCTAGAGGGCCCAAAAGCGGGTGAAGTCTTGGTTGAAGTGAAAGCCACCGGCGTTTGTCATACCGATGCTTTTACCCTCTCTGGTGACGATCCCGAGGGGGCTTTTCCTACGATATTGGGGCACGAAGGTGCCGGTGTGGTTGTTGAGGTCGGGCCTGGTGTTAAGGGCTTGAAGCCCGGTGACCACGTTATTCCGCTGTACACCCCTGAGTGTCGGGAGTGCGATTATTGCCTCAACCCCAAAACCAATCTGTGTCAGGCGATACGCTCTACCCAGGGACAAGGGTTAATGCCAGACGGGACCAGCCGTTTTTCGCTGGAAGGCAAGCCGTTGTTGCATTACATGGGGTGCTCCACCTTTGCCAACTACACCGTTCTGCCTGAAATCGCACTGGCAAAAGTTCGCGAAGACGCACCTTTCGATAAGATCTGTTATATCGGCTGTGGTGTTACCACCGGTATTGGCGCGGTTGCGTTTACCATGAAGGTCGAGCCCGGCTCTACGGTCGCGGTATTCGGTTTGGGGGGGATTGGCCTTAACGTAGTTCAGGGCGCGAAAATGGTGGGAGCAACCCGCATTATCGGTGTTGATCTGAACCCCAGTAAGGTAGCGTTGGCGAAACAGTTTGGTATGACCGACTTCGTTAATCCCAACGACGTTGACGATGTGGTTCAACACCTGATCGAGATGACCGGTGGTGGAGTGGATTATAGCTTCGAGTGTATTGGCAACGTAAACGTGATGCGTCAAGCACTGGAGTGTTGTCACAAGGGCTGGGGACGCAGCTGCGTTATCGGTGTTGCTGGCGCTGGCCAGGAAATTTCTACCCGTCCGTTCCAGTTGGTTACTGGTCGCTCCTGGCACGGTTCGGCCTTTGGCGGTGCTCGCGGTCGCACGGATGTGCCTAAGATTGTTGACTGGTATATGGAAAACAAAATCAATATCGACGATATGATTACGCACACCATGCCTTTGGAAGATATAAACACTGCCTTTGATCTGATGCATGCTGGCGAAAGTATTCGTTCCGTGGTGGTGTACTAA
- a CDS encoding TetR/AcrR family transcriptional regulator: MVKAERHDRQKAIEMATQLFWEKGYHATSMRNLQEFIDLRPGSIYASFGSKEGLFKEVLQYYTASNLARLAACAEVSSPLDALKTFIQRSVIDDSGSAPSHMCMLVKSVSEFTEDNAELLAESKRLLSTVEAAFAALLVQAQASGELDKERDSRRLARFLQAQLMGLRAYVRANDGKVRVNELIDDAFACLH, from the coding sequence ATGGTTAAAGCGGAAAGGCATGACCGCCAGAAAGCAATAGAGATGGCTACCCAACTTTTCTGGGAAAAGGGCTATCACGCGACTTCTATGCGCAATCTGCAGGAGTTTATTGATTTGCGTCCGGGTAGTATTTACGCGAGTTTTGGAAGTAAGGAGGGCTTGTTTAAAGAGGTTCTGCAGTACTATACGGCTTCCAACCTGGCACGCTTGGCGGCCTGTGCCGAGGTATCATCACCACTGGATGCGCTAAAAACCTTTATTCAGCGCTCGGTGATTGACGACTCAGGGTCAGCACCAAGCCATATGTGTATGCTTGTAAAATCAGTCTCTGAGTTTACAGAAGATAACGCGGAACTGTTGGCCGAATCGAAGCGATTACTGAGTACCGTTGAAGCCGCTTTTGCGGCTTTGCTGGTTCAGGCTCAAGCGAGCGGCGAGCTTGATAAAGAACGGGATTCAAGGCGATTGGCGCGCTTTTTACAAGCGCAACTGATGGGGCTCCGGGCCTACGTTCGCGCGAATGACGGCAAGGTGCGTGTGAATGAACTTATCGATGATGCTTTTGCCTGTTTACACTGA
- a CDS encoding carboxymuconolactone decarboxylase family protein, translating to MDSAPLESQPLLEATLKSFGATPNLLGVLAEAPGLLEGYQRLHELFQRSSFNNEELTVVWQTINVEHECGYCVPAHTGIAHMMKVDENLSEELRNRTAMPTEKLQVLHDTTLSMVRNRGHLSDAETTAFYAVGYEQRQLLEIVLGVSQKVISNYLNHLAKTPVDETFKQYSWQK from the coding sequence TTGGATTCAGCCCCACTTGAAAGCCAGCCGTTACTCGAAGCAACCCTGAAAAGCTTCGGTGCAACTCCCAACTTGCTTGGTGTTTTGGCCGAGGCTCCTGGCTTGTTAGAAGGCTACCAACGGCTACATGAGCTATTTCAACGTTCATCATTTAACAATGAAGAACTCACCGTGGTATGGCAGACCATAAATGTAGAGCATGAGTGTGGCTACTGCGTGCCTGCCCATACCGGTATTGCTCATATGATGAAGGTGGATGAAAATCTGAGCGAGGAGCTACGAAATAGAACCGCTATGCCTACGGAAAAGCTACAGGTGTTGCACGATACAACCCTATCCATGGTTCGCAATCGAGGACACCTGAGTGATGCTGAAACAACGGCGTTTTATGCTGTGGGCTACGAGCAGCGTCAATTGCTGGAGATAGTGTTAGGGGTATCTCAAAAAGTGATAAGCAATTATCTCAATCACTTGGCCAAAACGCCCGTTGACGAAACCTTTAAGCAATACTCCTGGCAGAAATAA